A region from the Candidatus Bathyarchaeota archaeon genome encodes:
- a CDS encoding archaeosortase/exosortase family protein — MVNSSHRTLLRISLYILSFIGIALGIYYIPEYFYLKLVTAVNSAFILRALRFPGVVRIIDGRVFLNQVEIVKECTGIQVIAVFAGVILPLPRVKWTVKLKALAVVSLAVYVANVIRIVLELWLLYAGILPWSLAHEPFGTILSVVSVALFLLAANHYIPEIGEFMVEAANKLKGRKTGNTATEREKPR; from the coding sequence ATGGTGAATTCCTCGCATAGAACCCTGCTCAGGATATCGCTGTACATCCTATCATTCATAGGGATAGCCTTGGGCATATATTACATACCGGAGTACTTCTATCTGAAGCTGGTTACGGCCGTCAATTCAGCTTTCATCCTCAGGGCTTTAAGGTTCCCCGGCGTGGTCCGGATAATCGATGGGAGGGTCTTCCTCAACCAGGTGGAGATAGTGAAGGAGTGCACCGGCATCCAGGTCATAGCGGTCTTCGCCGGCGTGATACTGCCATTACCCAGGGTTAAATGGACGGTTAAGCTGAAGGCCCTAGCCGTGGTCTCCCTAGCAGTCTACGTGGCCAACGTCATCCGCATAGTATTGGAGCTCTGGCTCCTCTACGCCGGGATCCTCCCCTGGAGCCTAGCCCACGAACCCTTCGGGACGATCCTGAGCGTGGTAAGCGTAGCCCTATTCCTCCTGGCGGCGAACCATTACATACCTGAGATAGGCGAATTCATGGTGGAGGCCGCAAATAAGCTCAAGGGCCGTAAAACCGGCAACACAGCCACGGAGAGGGAGAAACCCCGATAG
- a CDS encoding nucleotidyltransferase domain-containing protein, producing MRILRRIDIERSGEVYEKIESYVREVVKRLDPRLVILFGSFGEGDINEGSDVDLIVVADFKEGFLDRIKALMKLNRFGIPVEPLGYTPEEFDEMKGKNPFIEEILRKGKVLFRKE from the coding sequence ATGCGCATCCTACGCAGAATCGATATTGAGAGAAGTGGAGAGGTCTATGAGAAGATAGAAAGCTACGTAAGGGAGGTCGTCAAACGACTGGATCCGAGACTCGTGATCCTGTTTGGATCATTCGGCGAAGGCGATATAAACGAGGGATCTGACGTGGACCTTATAGTCGTCGCGGATTTCAAGGAAGGATTCCTAGACAGGATAAAGGCCTTGATGAAGCTTAACAGGTTCGGCATACCCGTGGAGCCGCTGGGCTATACCCCCGAAGAGTTCGATGAGATGAAGGGGAAAAACCCGTTCATCGAGGAGATACTGAGAAAGGGCAAAGTACTCTTCAGGAAGGAGTAG
- a CDS encoding HEPN domain-containing protein, with product MGNLEEGERWLDQAKADLKTARDCLRDGNYYACAFFSQQSAEKALKGFLYSKGYRALITHSVVELLEESSSLSANFKRFNEEGVELDRHYIGSRHPNLYPKGPAYKYYTRGIAERCASYAESILREVERSMRR from the coding sequence TTGGGTAATCTAGAGGAGGGGGAGAGGTGGCTCGACCAGGCTAAGGCGGACCTTAAGACCGCCCGGGACTGTCTAAGGGATGGAAACTACTATGCCTGCGCCTTCTTCTCCCAGCAGTCGGCTGAGAAGGCCTTGAAGGGCTTCCTCTACTCGAAGGGTTATAGAGCCCTGATAACCCACTCGGTCGTGGAGCTGCTCGAGGAATCCTCGAGTCTCTCCGCGAACTTTAAACGTTTCAACGAGGAGGGCGTAGAACTAGATAGGCACTACATCGGTTCGAGGCACCCTAACCTTTATCCTAAAGGCCCAGCATACAAGTATTATACGAGGGGCATAGCGGAGAGATGCGCATCCTACGCAGAATCGATATTGAGAGAAGTGGAGAGGTCTATGAGAAGATAG